From a region of the Sporosarcina ureilytica genome:
- a CDS encoding thiamine diphosphokinase, whose translation MKLAVVCAGGPKEEVVNLTKFPVEETVFIGADRGALHLLMEGIVPQEAVGDFDSVSKEEYAKIQSAVKIMDEFLTEKNETDTELAVERALSYQPEQVVLTGVTGGRLDHMAAALQLLYRLQMDHPQISFKICNRQNELTILQPAEHQIIYNESLPYVSFFAFEGTVRGLTLSGFKYETIDETLELGMTRFTSNELATSVSTISFLEGICLMVRSSDA comes from the coding sequence ATGAAGCTAGCTGTTGTCTGTGCAGGTGGACCGAAAGAGGAAGTTGTTAACTTAACAAAATTTCCAGTTGAAGAAACGGTATTTATTGGTGCAGATAGGGGAGCGCTTCATTTACTTATGGAAGGAATCGTTCCGCAGGAGGCAGTCGGTGATTTTGACTCCGTATCAAAGGAAGAATATGCAAAAATTCAATCCGCTGTAAAAATAATGGACGAATTTCTTACAGAAAAGAACGAAACAGATACGGAACTTGCAGTTGAACGGGCGCTTTCCTATCAACCTGAGCAAGTTGTTTTAACGGGCGTTACCGGCGGTAGATTAGATCATATGGCGGCGGCGTTACAATTGCTCTACCGTCTTCAAATGGATCATCCACAAATCTCCTTCAAGATTTGTAATCGACAAAATGAATTAACAATTCTTCAGCCAGCCGAACATCAAATTATCTACAATGAAAGTTTACCTTATGTGTCTTTTTTTGCATTTGAAGGCACTGTTAGAGGGTTAACGTTAAGTGGTTTTAAATATGAAACAATTGATGAAACGCTGGAATTAGGTATGACAAGGTTTACAAGTAATGAACTTGCAACAAGTGTTAGTACTATCTCATTCCTTGAAGGCATATGTTTAATGGTAAGGAGTTCAGATGCTTGA
- the rpe gene encoding ribulose-phosphate 3-epimerase — translation MIKIAPSILAADFSKLAEEVIEVEKAGADLIHIDVMDGHFVPNITMGPLVVEALRPVTKLPLDVHLMIENPDAYIEQFVKAGADYITVHVEACPHLHRTLQLIRSYGVKSGVVLNPHTPVETILHVLDEVDLVLFMTVNPGFGGQKFIHSVLPKVKQLSTIIRERNLPIEIEIDGGVDEETIIPCVEAGATILVAGSAVFGKENRAEALQRIKAAGEGAIIR, via the coding sequence ATGATTAAAATTGCACCATCAATTTTAGCTGCAGACTTTTCAAAATTAGCCGAAGAAGTGATCGAAGTTGAGAAAGCGGGCGCAGACCTCATTCACATCGATGTCATGGACGGACATTTTGTACCGAATATAACAATGGGGCCACTCGTTGTAGAAGCGTTAAGACCCGTTACGAAATTACCATTAGATGTTCATTTAATGATTGAAAACCCGGATGCTTATATTGAGCAATTTGTAAAAGCCGGCGCAGATTATATAACGGTTCATGTTGAAGCTTGTCCGCACTTACATCGTACGCTTCAACTCATTCGTTCGTATGGCGTTAAATCAGGTGTTGTATTAAATCCACATACACCAGTTGAAACGATTCTTCATGTGTTAGATGAAGTTGATTTAGTGCTGTTTATGACGGTGAATCCAGGTTTTGGTGGACAAAAATTCATTCATTCTGTCTTGCCTAAAGTAAAACAATTATCGACAATAATTAGGGAACGTAATTTGCCAATTGAAATTGAAATTGATGGTGGTGTCGATGAAGAGACAATTATTCCGTGTGTGGAAGCGGGGGCAACAATTTTGGTAGCGGGATCTGCTGTATTTGGTAAGGAAAATAGAGCAGAAGCCCTACAACGGATAAAGGCGGCGGGAGAAGGGGCCATCATTAGATGA
- the rsgA gene encoding ribosome small subunit-dependent GTPase A yields MLEGQIRKAISGFYYVQNNDKLVQCKGRGVFRKRGIHPLVGDFVTYKPDGDNDATITEVHERKNELVRPPIANVDQALLVFSIVEPDFSTHLLDRFLTVIESFRIEPIICLTKKDLASESELNSVLEAAKYYEEIGYQVVISFIDDPQLPEDLKPILKGKVTVLAGQSGVGKSTLLNTVLPSLGLKTGAISDALGRGKHTTRHVELLEVGEGLVADTPGFSSLEFEHIEKEQLSSNFIEFNEPSRSCKFRGCLHENEPSCAVKEMVESGQIAPFRYHNYLHFLKEIKERKPRYY; encoded by the coding sequence ATACTGGAAGGTCAAATTAGAAAAGCAATTAGTGGATTTTATTACGTACAAAATAATGATAAATTAGTGCAATGTAAAGGTCGAGGAGTTTTTAGGAAAAGAGGAATACATCCTTTAGTCGGTGATTTTGTAACCTATAAACCTGACGGTGACAATGATGCGACGATTACAGAGGTACATGAACGAAAAAACGAGCTTGTTCGACCGCCAATTGCAAATGTCGATCAAGCATTACTCGTATTTTCAATCGTTGAACCTGATTTTAGTACGCACTTACTAGATCGTTTCCTTACTGTTATTGAATCTTTCCGCATAGAACCAATCATCTGCTTAACGAAAAAGGACTTAGCGAGCGAAAGCGAATTAAATTCAGTATTAGAAGCAGCCAAATATTATGAGGAAATAGGCTACCAAGTCGTCATCTCTTTTATTGACGACCCTCAACTGCCTGAAGATTTGAAACCTATATTAAAAGGGAAAGTTACCGTATTAGCAGGACAATCAGGTGTTGGAAAATCGACGTTACTCAACACGGTACTTCCTTCGCTAGGGTTGAAAACCGGTGCTATATCGGACGCTCTTGGCCGCGGAAAACATACAACTCGCCATGTAGAATTGTTAGAGGTCGGGGAAGGTCTAGTCGCTGATACGCCAGGATTTAGTTCATTGGAATTCGAGCATATCGAAAAAGAGCAGTTATCCAGTAACTTCATCGAATTTAATGAACCGTCAAGATCGTGTAAATTCCGTGGCTGCTTACATGAAAATGAACCAAGTTGTGCAGTTAAGGAAATGGTGGAATCTGGACAGATTGCACCATTTCGTTATCATAACTATTTACATTTTTTAAAAGAAATTAAGGAACGAAAGCCGAGGTATTACTAA
- the pknB gene encoding Stk1 family PASTA domain-containing Ser/Thr kinase has translation MIGKRIGGRYEVLSYIGGGGMSRVYLAHDVILGRDVAIKVLNYDFSNEEELKRRFMREALSATSLTHPNIVDIFDVGEDGDIHYLVMEFIDGQTLKEFIVSQGPLSPEEALPIMKQLVSAISNAHYNGIVHRDIKPQNILMDNEGNVKITDFGIAMALNATAHTKTNSVLGTVHYLSPEQARGGMATKKSDIYSVGIVFYELLTGKLPFSGESAVSIALKHLQEETPSVRALFPSIPQSVENVILKATAKEAAVRYSSADEMQEDLATVLSPERANEEKFSISFDDEATRAIPAIMDAPKFGSVEQTIKQAPIPEEKKAEPKKKRKKWPFIVGGLTTLIIIGLLIYFLPSLLGLKKIEVTDVVGMTETEAIKALKEDGFVIAESIEENSDDIEAGKVIKTTPEAGKERPIGTEITLYVSIGKELVAMESYIGDDYKQVASLLANYGYHTIKQNEEYSDEPEGTIIGQDPEPGTEIIVNETDLVFTVSKGKDMVSVRNLSGLSEAEAKEYGRNSGLEVSIASRVSSANVPEGHVISQNPAAGTQIEKGRGISVVISTGKEKQPVQHYLHTVTIQYLEDANDQDEDGEQRERTPQMIKIYVQDRNHLMADTYEEFEITDDIEVKIKIELEEGQTGAYRITRDDLLVDEKKFNYGEAD, from the coding sequence ATGATTGGGAAAAGAATTGGCGGCCGTTATGAAGTATTAAGCTATATTGGTGGAGGCGGAATGTCTCGTGTTTATCTTGCGCATGATGTAATTTTAGGACGAGATGTCGCAATTAAAGTATTAAATTATGACTTTTCAAATGAAGAAGAGCTAAAACGACGATTTATGCGCGAAGCTCTCTCAGCAACGAGTTTAACTCATCCCAATATAGTGGATATATTTGATGTCGGTGAAGACGGAGATATTCATTATTTAGTCATGGAGTTTATTGACGGTCAAACGTTAAAAGAGTTTATCGTTTCACAAGGACCTTTATCGCCTGAAGAGGCGCTACCCATTATGAAACAACTTGTATCTGCCATTTCTAATGCCCATTATAATGGAATTGTTCACCGTGATATTAAGCCACAAAATATTTTAATGGACAATGAAGGAAACGTGAAAATTACGGATTTTGGCATCGCAATGGCGCTGAATGCTACTGCGCACACGAAAACAAATTCTGTACTAGGAACAGTTCATTATTTATCTCCCGAACAAGCTCGTGGGGGAATGGCGACAAAAAAATCGGATATTTATTCGGTTGGCATCGTCTTTTATGAACTGTTAACGGGTAAATTGCCTTTTTCTGGAGAATCCGCTGTTTCAATCGCGCTTAAGCATTTACAAGAAGAGACACCTTCTGTACGGGCTTTATTCCCATCGATTCCGCAAAGTGTTGAAAATGTCATATTAAAAGCAACGGCAAAAGAGGCTGCTGTGCGTTACAGTTCAGCCGATGAAATGCAAGAGGATTTAGCCACAGTTCTTTCACCAGAACGGGCGAATGAAGAGAAGTTTTCGATTTCTTTTGATGATGAAGCAACCCGTGCCATCCCGGCCATTATGGATGCACCAAAATTTGGAAGTGTTGAGCAGACGATTAAACAAGCGCCTATTCCGGAAGAGAAGAAAGCCGAGCCGAAAAAGAAACGGAAAAAATGGCCGTTTATCGTTGGTGGACTTACAACCTTAATTATCATCGGTCTACTTATTTACTTTCTACCAAGTTTATTAGGTTTGAAAAAGATAGAAGTGACAGATGTGGTCGGAATGACAGAAACGGAAGCGATTAAAGCACTTAAAGAGGATGGATTTGTCATTGCGGAAAGTATTGAAGAGAATTCGGACGATATCGAAGCTGGTAAAGTAATCAAAACAACTCCAGAAGCGGGGAAGGAAAGGCCGATTGGTACCGAGATTACATTATACGTTAGTATCGGTAAAGAGTTAGTCGCGATGGAAAGTTATATCGGCGATGATTATAAACAAGTCGCAAGTTTACTTGCAAATTATGGGTATCACACAATCAAACAGAATGAAGAGTATTCGGATGAACCGGAAGGAACCATAATCGGTCAAGATCCGGAACCGGGTACAGAAATCATTGTGAATGAGACCGACCTAGTCTTTACAGTTAGTAAAGGAAAAGATATGGTATCGGTCCGAAACTTGTCTGGCCTAAGTGAGGCAGAGGCGAAAGAATACGGAAGAAATTCGGGGTTGGAAGTGTCTATCGCGTCCCGAGTAAGCTCTGCTAACGTTCCGGAGGGGCATGTTATTTCGCAAAATCCCGCTGCCGGCACGCAAATTGAGAAAGGCAGGGGCATCAGTGTTGTCATTTCTACAGGAAAAGAAAAACAACCTGTTCAACATTACCTTCATACGGTCACAATTCAGTATTTAGAAGATGCAAATGATCAGGATGAAGATGGAGAGCAAAGGGAGAGGACGCCACAAATGATTAAGATTTACGTGCAAGATCGAAATCACTTGATGGCGGATACGTATGAGGAATTTGAGATTACTGATGACATTGAAGTGAAAATAAAAATTGAACTTGAAGAAGGGCAAACAGGCGCATATCGAATCACGCGTGATGATTTGCTTGTTGATGAAAAAAAGTTCAATTATGGTGAAGCAGACTAA
- a CDS encoding Stp1/IreP family PP2C-type Ser/Thr phosphatase, producing the protein MQYEVLSDIGKKRTLNEDGAAVFTLPNGILLAVIADGMGGHQGGDFASSTAIRIMEEEFMKLEASSFQEGEDWAEWLKETVLYINRYLYNYANENKEVEGMGTTLDAVLIKDRTCFGAHIGDSRVYKINNEQIEQITSDHSYVKVLVDSGEITEQEAEVHPQRNWIIKALGSERSVEPDCYTFELANTTYLLLCSDGLSNKVDNPSIHKIVQSDLSLKEKTKTLVDMANNMGGEDNISVILLGSSDSEVPLT; encoded by the coding sequence GTGCAATATGAAGTTCTTTCAGACATTGGGAAAAAGAGAACATTAAACGAAGACGGTGCTGCTGTTTTTACGCTTCCTAATGGGATACTGCTTGCAGTCATTGCAGATGGAATGGGTGGCCACCAAGGTGGTGATTTTGCTAGTTCGACTGCAATACGGATAATGGAAGAAGAATTTATGAAGTTGGAAGCATCTTCTTTTCAAGAAGGTGAAGACTGGGCTGAATGGTTAAAGGAAACGGTCCTCTATATAAATCGTTACTTATATAATTACGCAAATGAAAATAAAGAAGTAGAAGGAATGGGAACTACGCTCGATGCTGTGCTCATTAAGGACCGTACTTGTTTCGGTGCGCACATAGGAGATAGTCGGGTCTATAAAATTAACAACGAACAGATTGAACAAATTACGTCCGACCATTCCTATGTTAAAGTCCTAGTAGATAGCGGAGAAATTACGGAACAAGAGGCAGAAGTTCATCCGCAGCGGAATTGGATTATTAAAGCGCTTGGTTCCGAAAGGTCAGTTGAGCCGGATTGTTACACGTTTGAACTTGCTAATACGACTTATTTACTTCTTTGTTCGGATGGACTCAGCAATAAAGTCGATAATCCTTCTATTCACAAAATTGTACAATCGGATTTATCTTTAAAAGAAAAAACCAAAACACTCGTAGATATGGCGAATAATATGGGCGGAGAAGATAATATCTCTGTGATTTTACTTGGTTCGTCTGATTCGGAGGTGCCGCTAACATGA
- the rsmB gene encoding 16S rRNA (cytosine(967)-C(5))-methyltransferase RsmB encodes MMKQGNKIWNGNVRDAALSILMEINKNQAYSNLLLHRTIEKYEIQPKDRALLTELTYGTLQHRMTLDYYLEPFVRGKLDGWVRELLRMSIYQIVYLTKIPPHAVVHEAVEIAKRRGHKRIAPTVNGILRSVLRSGVRSLDEIKDPIERIAIETSHPKWLIERWVALFGEEATKEMATQNNVPPNMSIRVNEVKTNVNAVTLELEKHNIHVRQGEVITECLISESGNPASTEIFKNGLITIQDESSMLPVYALDVAPNMKVLDMCAAPGGKTTHIAEKMNDKGEVYAHDLHEHKIKLIEKNSERLGLSSIKAQSGDSRELMEFYDKESFDRILVDAPCSGFGVIRRKPEIKYHKNEADVTGLLKIQSELLHTAEQLIKPNGIIVYSTCTVEYEENRGMVESFLKEHPTMELIPLPNLEENEKLQMQENTLQVLPQHFGGDGFFVAAFRKKV; translated from the coding sequence ATGATGAAACAGGGCAATAAGATTTGGAACGGAAATGTTCGTGATGCGGCCCTCTCCATTTTGATGGAGATTAATAAAAATCAAGCGTATAGTAATTTGCTTCTTCATAGGACAATCGAAAAATATGAAATACAACCAAAAGACCGTGCGCTGTTGACTGAATTGACATATGGTACGTTGCAACATCGGATGACGCTGGACTACTATTTAGAGCCATTTGTAAGAGGAAAATTAGATGGTTGGGTACGAGAATTATTGCGCATGTCTATCTATCAAATTGTTTATTTGACGAAAATCCCTCCGCATGCAGTTGTCCATGAAGCTGTTGAAATCGCAAAAAGACGCGGACATAAACGAATTGCACCAACCGTGAATGGGATATTACGTTCAGTTTTACGTTCGGGCGTTCGCTCATTGGATGAAATTAAAGATCCGATTGAAAGAATTGCGATTGAAACGAGTCATCCTAAATGGCTTATCGAGAGATGGGTAGCCTTATTCGGTGAAGAAGCGACAAAAGAGATGGCGACACAAAATAATGTGCCACCGAATATGTCCATTCGTGTCAATGAAGTTAAGACGAATGTGAATGCGGTGACATTGGAACTTGAAAAGCATAATATACATGTTCGTCAAGGAGAGGTCATTACCGAATGTCTCATTAGTGAGTCAGGAAATCCGGCTTCAACGGAAATATTCAAAAATGGACTCATTACGATTCAAGATGAAAGCTCTATGCTTCCAGTATATGCTTTAGATGTTGCGCCAAATATGAAGGTTTTAGATATGTGTGCAGCACCGGGCGGCAAAACTACGCATATCGCTGAGAAAATGAATGACAAGGGTGAAGTGTATGCCCATGACCTTCACGAGCATAAAATTAAGTTAATCGAGAAAAATAGTGAGCGACTTGGACTCTCATCAATTAAAGCCCAAAGTGGAGATAGTAGAGAATTAATGGAATTTTACGACAAAGAATCTTTTGATCGGATTTTAGTAGATGCACCTTGTAGTGGGTTTGGCGTAATCAGAAGAAAACCTGAAATTAAGTATCATAAAAATGAAGCTGATGTTACGGGATTATTAAAAATTCAATCAGAATTATTACATACTGCTGAACAATTAATTAAACCAAATGGCATTATTGTTTACAGTACTTGTACAGTGGAATACGAAGAAAACCGTGGCATGGTTGAAAGCTTTTTAAAAGAACATCCGACAATGGAACTAATTCCACTACCAAACTTGGAGGAAAATGAAAAATTACAGATGCAAGAAAATACCCTTCAAGTTTTACCCCAACACTTTGGCGGTGACGGTTTTTTCGTTGCGGCATTTCGTAAAAAAGTATAA
- the fmt gene encoding methionyl-tRNA formyltransferase, whose product MTSIIFMGTPDFSVPILSMLKEEGYNVSAVVTQPDRPVGRKRVLTPPPVKVEAEKLGIPVIQPEKLKGSQELEEILSLEADLIVTAAFGQLLPKELLEAPRLGCINVHASLLPKYRGGAPIHKAIMEGETETGVTIMYMVEKLDAGDMISQVTVPIAETDGTGTMFTKLSEAGVTLLKDTLPSIIDGTNERIPQDESLVTFARNISREEERIDWTATGTEIYNQIRGLHPWPVAYTVFQEENVKIWWSEKVEVQSDAEPGTIIAIEQDRIIVKTGDDIGIAITDIQPAGRKRMLAEVFIRGVGASWNKGEKFE is encoded by the coding sequence ATGACATCCATTATATTCATGGGAACACCCGATTTTTCAGTGCCAATTTTATCGATGCTAAAAGAAGAAGGCTATAACGTTTCCGCGGTTGTGACACAACCAGATCGACCGGTTGGAAGAAAAAGGGTGCTCACACCGCCGCCTGTAAAAGTGGAAGCAGAAAAGTTAGGAATTCCCGTTATTCAACCAGAGAAATTAAAGGGCTCACAGGAACTTGAGGAAATCCTATCATTAGAAGCAGATTTAATTGTAACGGCAGCATTCGGCCAATTATTACCAAAGGAATTGCTAGAAGCACCTCGTCTCGGATGTATTAATGTGCATGCATCGTTACTTCCGAAGTATAGAGGTGGTGCACCGATTCATAAAGCAATTATGGAGGGCGAGACTGAAACTGGCGTCACAATCATGTATATGGTTGAAAAACTTGATGCAGGTGACATGATTTCACAGGTCACTGTGCCAATAGCGGAAACGGATGGTACCGGAACGATGTTTACGAAACTTTCGGAAGCTGGTGTTACTTTATTAAAAGATACATTGCCTTCCATTATTGACGGTACAAATGAAAGAATTCCACAAGATGAATCACTTGTTACGTTTGCTAGAAATATATCACGTGAAGAAGAAAGAATTGATTGGACAGCTACAGGAACAGAAATTTACAATCAAATTCGGGGACTTCACCCATGGCCAGTCGCCTACACTGTATTTCAAGAAGAAAACGTAAAAATATGGTGGAGTGAAAAAGTCGAAGTTCAATCGGATGCTGAACCTGGAACAATTATCGCAATCGAACAGGATCGCATCATTGTGAAAACCGGTGACGACATCGGAATCGCGATTACGGATATTCAGCCTGCAGGTAGAAAAAGGATGTTGGCAGAAGTGTTTATTCGTGGGGTTGGCGCATCCTGGAATAAAGGAGAAAAATTCGAATGA
- the def gene encoding peptide deformylase codes for MAVREIVKYPSPILEKKCKEVVEFDEKLVKLLDDMYDTMIEADGVGIAAPQIGENVQVAIVDMGDGQEVIELINPVVTATGGSEIDVEGCLSFPDLFGEVERPYYVKVEAQERDGSIYEIEAEDFTARAILHEIDHLNGILFNSKMIRIVDLEDLEVEDELTTEREGEEV; via the coding sequence TTGGCAGTAAGAGAAATTGTAAAGTATCCTTCGCCGATACTTGAAAAGAAATGTAAAGAAGTTGTGGAGTTTGACGAAAAGCTCGTGAAACTTCTTGATGATATGTATGACACGATGATAGAAGCAGACGGAGTAGGTATTGCTGCGCCGCAAATAGGCGAGAATGTTCAAGTAGCGATCGTTGATATGGGTGATGGTCAAGAAGTAATTGAGCTTATCAATCCAGTTGTGACAGCTACGGGCGGTTCTGAGATTGATGTAGAAGGTTGTTTAAGTTTCCCAGATTTATTTGGCGAAGTTGAACGACCGTACTATGTGAAAGTTGAAGCGCAAGAACGGGATGGTTCTATTTATGAAATTGAAGCGGAAGATTTTACGGCACGTGCAATTTTGCATGAAATAGACCATTTAAATGGCATTTTATTTAACTCGAAAATGATTCGCATTGTCGACCTTGAAGATCTAGAAGTCGAGGATGAATTAACAACGGAAAGAGAAGGTGAGGAAGTATGA
- the priA gene encoding primosomal protein N' → MIVEVIVDVAAYPIDRPFDYIVPEAFQTTIERGIRVKVPFGRRKVVGYVTNIKNESELALNKLRPIEELIDIEPVLSEEQLMLSRWLATETLAYQIDALQVMLPAAMRAKYDKFIVVLDSEKIQDENFKRLLAGRKRIPLSAINDAGLFHILKGYVAEEIVTVDTAVQQQVDVKKVRTIHIEEKEKLFQVKETIQPNAIRQIELIDWFIEHAGQTVQAKQIFEATGIQSNVLKTMIERGAAQETYEEVYREPTSPELQDVPIPEKLTDEQESALQPIGQAIKDGRQETFLLHGVTGSGKTEVYLQAITKVLEKGQEAIVLVPEISLTPQMTARFKARFGQLVAVLHSALSAGEKYDEWRKIHRGEVKVVVGARSAIFAPFENLGIIILDEEHESTYKQEESPRYHARDVAIKRSEYYKCPVILGSATPSLESYARASKDVYTLLTLKNRAKSQQLPEVEVVDMREQLKSGNRSMFSIPLAEAIRERLERNEQIILFLNRRGFSSFVLCRDCGTTVECPNCDISLTYHRAHELLKCHYCGHEERVPTVCPQCESEHIRFFGTGTQKVEEEIAKLFPEARVIRMDVDTTRRKGAHERLLRQFSEGKADILLGTQMIAKGLDFPNITLVGVLAADTTLHLADFRAAEKTFQLMTQVSGRAGRHDLPGEVYIQTYSPEHYAIELAKEQHYEPFYQMEMQSRRQFGYPPFYFFTLIQFSHEDVLKVSDFANRGTTYLSANLSPETVIIGPTAAAISRVNNRYRYQCLIKYKKEPKLTETLQQLIRMYRTDWIKSGLIMTVDVDPMSIF, encoded by the coding sequence ATGATAGTTGAAGTCATTGTGGATGTAGCAGCTTATCCGATTGACAGACCTTTCGATTATATTGTACCGGAAGCTTTTCAAACAACGATTGAACGAGGAATAAGGGTGAAAGTTCCCTTTGGTCGACGAAAAGTCGTCGGTTATGTTACGAACATAAAAAATGAAAGTGAATTGGCACTGAATAAATTAAGACCTATTGAAGAACTTATCGATATTGAACCGGTGTTATCTGAAGAACAATTAATGCTATCACGTTGGTTGGCGACTGAGACATTGGCTTATCAAATCGACGCGTTACAAGTGATGTTACCAGCTGCGATGCGTGCGAAGTATGACAAGTTTATTGTTGTTCTAGATAGCGAAAAGATTCAAGATGAAAACTTTAAAAGGTTATTAGCGGGGAGAAAACGAATCCCGCTCAGTGCGATTAATGATGCCGGTTTATTTCACATATTGAAAGGTTATGTGGCGGAAGAAATTGTAACAGTTGACACAGCGGTTCAGCAACAAGTAGACGTGAAAAAAGTAAGAACGATTCACATTGAAGAAAAAGAGAAGTTATTCCAAGTGAAAGAGACCATTCAGCCAAATGCAATTCGACAAATCGAGTTAATCGACTGGTTTATCGAACATGCTGGGCAAACTGTACAAGCAAAACAAATTTTTGAGGCGACTGGAATTCAATCGAATGTACTTAAGACGATGATTGAACGCGGGGCGGCTCAGGAAACTTACGAGGAAGTGTATCGTGAACCGACAAGTCCTGAATTGCAAGACGTTCCGATTCCTGAAAAGTTAACAGATGAACAAGAGTCAGCTTTGCAACCGATTGGACAAGCGATAAAGGATGGCAGACAAGAAACTTTTTTATTGCACGGTGTCACGGGCAGTGGAAAAACAGAAGTTTATTTGCAAGCGATCACAAAGGTTCTAGAGAAAGGGCAAGAGGCCATTGTTCTCGTTCCAGAAATCTCGCTCACACCGCAAATGACTGCACGTTTTAAAGCACGTTTTGGTCAGCTCGTTGCTGTATTACATAGTGCGCTTTCAGCGGGAGAGAAATACGATGAATGGCGAAAGATTCACCGCGGTGAAGTGAAAGTCGTAGTTGGTGCCCGATCAGCCATTTTTGCACCATTTGAAAATTTAGGCATTATTATTTTGGATGAAGAACATGAATCCACATATAAGCAAGAAGAATCGCCGCGTTATCATGCAAGGGATGTTGCGATAAAGCGCTCCGAATATTATAAATGCCCAGTCATTTTAGGGAGTGCAACGCCGTCATTAGAATCTTATGCACGCGCATCTAAAGATGTTTATACATTGTTAACTCTAAAAAACAGAGCCAAAAGCCAACAACTACCTGAAGTTGAAGTGGTCGATATGCGTGAACAGTTGAAATCGGGGAATCGATCAATGTTTTCGATCCCTTTAGCTGAGGCCATTCGAGAACGTCTAGAAAGAAATGAACAAATTATTTTATTTTTAAATCGCCGAGGCTTTTCTTCGTTCGTATTATGTAGGGATTGCGGAACGACCGTTGAATGTCCAAATTGTGATATATCTTTAACGTATCACCGGGCACATGAGTTGTTAAAATGTCATTATTGCGGACATGAAGAACGCGTGCCGACTGTTTGTCCACAATGCGAAAGTGAACATATTCGTTTTTTTGGTACTGGAACGCAGAAAGTAGAAGAGGAGATTGCAAAACTATTTCCAGAAGCACGCGTCATTCGTATGGATGTAGATACCACGAGAAGAAAAGGCGCGCATGAACGGTTACTTCGCCAATTTAGTGAGGGGAAAGCAGATATTTTGCTTGGTACACAGATGATTGCGAAAGGGCTTGATTTTCCTAATATCACTTTAGTTGGTGTATTAGCAGCAGATACAACGCTCCATTTAGCAGACTTCCGGGCGGCAGAAAAGACTTTTCAGTTGATGACGCAAGTGAGTGGACGTGCAGGAAGACATGATTTACCAGGTGAAGTATATATTCAAACTTATTCCCCGGAACATTATGCAATCGAACTTGCCAAGGAACAGCATTACGAACCGTTTTATCAAATGGAAATGCAGTCACGAAGGCAATTTGGCTATCCGCCATTTTATTTTTTTACGCTAATTCAGTTTTCACATGAAGACGTTTTAAAGGTCAGCGATTTTGCGAATAGGGGTACGACTTATTTGAGTGCGAATCTTTCACCTGAAACGGTTATTATCGGTCCTACCGCAGCGGCCATAAGTCGTGTGAACAATAGATATCGTTACCAATGTTTGATAAAATACAAAAAAGAACCAAAGCTAACAGAAACATTACAACAATTAATTAGAATGTATCGAACAGACTGGATTAAATCGGGCCTCATCATGACAGTAGACGTTGATCCGATGTCCATTTTTTGA